A portion of the Acidobacteriota bacterium genome contains these proteins:
- a CDS encoding DNA starvation/stationary phase protection protein gives MTHAMNEPLEDSTVVPALSRHVADAAVLYQRLRAFHWMIRGNAFFQLHAFFEEQYDFWAQATDDLAERMLALGGRPPLTLREILATASLGERSPRAAAGEMIRQYRDDLRHLRDALAATITAAEAEGDRATVNLLDGLRDNAEKTLWMLGAFLSGD, from the coding sequence ATGACCCACGCCATGAACGAGCCCCTCGAAGATTCCACCGTCGTCCCCGCTCTCTCCCGCCACGTGGCCGACGCCGCGGTGCTCTACCAGCGCCTGCGGGCCTTCCACTGGATGATCCGGGGCAACGCCTTCTTCCAGCTGCACGCCTTCTTCGAAGAGCAGTACGACTTCTGGGCCCAGGCCACCGACGATCTGGCCGAACGGATGCTGGCTCTCGGCGGCCGGCCGCCCCTGACCCTGCGGGAGATCCTCGCCACCGCGAGCCTCGGCGAGCGCAGCCCTCGCGCCGCGGCCGGGGAGATGATCCGGCAGTACCGGGACGATCTGCGGCATCTGCGCGACGCCCTGGCTGCGACGATCACCGCCGCGGAGGCGGAAGGGGACCGGGCCACGGTCAATCTGCTCGACGGTCTGCGCGACAACGCGGAAAAGACCCTCTGGATGCTTGGAGCCTTTCTCTCGGGCGACTAG
- the nadA gene encoding quinolinate synthase NadA: MPIDESTVEKTYDRMARLLDGIVPDFELKVKAELVFEINRLKRERGAIILGHNYMEPALYHTVPDVVGDSLELARRAAETDAEVIVFCGVRFMAETAKILNPGRTVLLPSAKAGCSLAESITAEDVRELRRRFPGVPVVTYINTYADVKAECDVCCTSSNAAWVVESMGTDQVIMIPDEYLAGNVARETGKRIIFPTDDPTSVQDPDLQVEVIGWRGRCEVHEAFTVDDVRRVRQQFPDVVVLAHPECSPEVVQASDYSGSTSQMVDFVRTSRGGRYLLLTECAMGDNIAAENPGKEMVRLCSIRCPHMNEITLEETRDALLHGQYAIEVDEAVRLRAKRSLDRMLEIGRPPRAAMRPAS, translated from the coding sequence ATGCCGATTGACGAATCCACCGTCGAGAAGACCTACGACCGCATGGCCCGTTTGCTGGACGGGATCGTTCCCGACTTCGAGCTGAAGGTGAAGGCCGAGCTGGTGTTCGAGATCAACCGGCTCAAGCGGGAGCGGGGCGCGATCATCCTCGGTCACAACTACATGGAGCCGGCCCTCTACCACACCGTTCCCGACGTGGTGGGCGACTCCCTCGAACTGGCTCGGCGCGCCGCCGAGACCGACGCCGAGGTGATCGTTTTCTGCGGCGTGCGCTTCATGGCCGAGACGGCGAAGATCCTCAACCCCGGTCGGACCGTGCTGCTCCCTTCGGCCAAGGCCGGTTGTTCGCTGGCCGAGAGCATCACCGCCGAAGACGTGCGCGAGTTGCGTCGTCGCTTTCCCGGTGTGCCCGTGGTGACCTACATCAACACCTACGCCGATGTGAAGGCCGAGTGCGATGTTTGCTGCACCTCGTCCAACGCCGCCTGGGTGGTGGAATCGATGGGTACCGACCAGGTCATCATGATCCCCGACGAATACCTGGCTGGAAACGTGGCCCGGGAGACCGGCAAGCGGATCATCTTCCCGACCGATGATCCCACCAGCGTGCAGGATCCCGACCTGCAAGTGGAAGTGATCGGCTGGCGTGGTCGCTGCGAGGTTCACGAGGCCTTCACCGTCGATGACGTGCGGCGGGTGCGGCAACAGTTCCCGGACGTGGTCGTCCTGGCCCACCCCGAATGCAGTCCCGAGGTGGTGCAAGCTTCCGACTACTCGGGCAGCACCTCTCAAATGGTGGACTTCGTCCGCACCAGTCGGGGCGGCCGTTACCTGCTGCTCACCGAGTGCGCCATGGGCGACAACATCGCCGCCGAAAACCCGGGCAAGGAAATGGTTCGCCTGTGCTCGATTCGCTGTCCCCACATGAACGAGATCACCCTCGAGGAGACCCGCGACGCCCTGCTGCACGGCCAGTACGCCATCGAGGTGGACGAGGCGGTGCGCTTGCGGGCCAAGCGCTCTCTCGATCGGATGCTCGAAATCGGCCGGCCGCCCCGGGCGGCCATGCGCCCGGCCTCCTGA
- a CDS encoding response regulator, which translates to MFARGPVVLFEWENLPSWPVRFVSPNVDQVLGYSAEAFLHGNPAYADLIHPGDLERVTREVDEHGRSGAGHFVHRPYRLLHRDGRTLTVLDYTTIRRDATGEPTRFLGYIVDITEQRRVAHQLEQQLRFSRALNRITDAILAEEKTDALLDTIARLLGTILETDRTLIYDIRLNDDVAEGLCEWIPRGGDQVPATRAAYPLRLFRRSVAYLQKTRNWIESHDDNPHSSLVKEGSVALLHGEMHIRSLLWYPFFFRDDGYYLLALNQVHRRREWKPEEFVFLDAVTRQVNLALQKLALLDELQQAQSRLVRRERLAAVGQLSAGIAHDFNNILTAILGVTELLEQREDLPRDVGEHLRLVSTSGRRAARLVRQLLDFSRRTVRRTRALDLRELCGETVTFLERTLPETIDVEFRPSNDEVLVEGDRVQIQEVLTNLAVNARDAMPMGGKIELGVELEPSVEGVTCTICGSPVRGEWVRLLCRDSGTGIPRHNIGRIFEPFFSTKQAGEGAGLGLAQVAGIVGQHGGHLAVSSEPGRGTTFSIYFPPLRNDAPESRPEPGAPITTEGRGESLLVVEDDPIVRKVTGTMLESQGYAVQTAASGREALDRVAREEFALVLTDMVMPDMDGLALLGRLRSRQPLLRLVLMSGYPLGEESRRLVEEGEVRFIQKPVGMPDLCRVIRSALDDR; encoded by the coding sequence TTGTTCGCGCGGGGTCCGGTCGTTCTTTTCGAATGGGAAAACCTTCCTTCCTGGCCGGTCCGTTTCGTCTCGCCCAACGTGGACCAAGTGCTCGGATACTCGGCGGAGGCGTTTCTCCACGGAAACCCGGCCTACGCCGACCTGATCCACCCCGGCGACCTCGAGCGTGTCACCCGCGAAGTCGACGAGCATGGGCGATCGGGGGCCGGGCACTTCGTCCACCGTCCCTACCGCCTGCTTCACCGCGACGGCCGGACACTCACGGTTCTGGACTACACCACCATTCGCCGCGACGCGACCGGGGAACCCACCCGGTTCCTCGGTTATATCGTCGACATCACCGAGCAGCGCCGTGTCGCCCATCAGCTCGAACAGCAGCTACGCTTCTCGCGAGCCCTGAACCGAATCACCGACGCCATCCTGGCGGAGGAGAAAACCGACGCCCTGCTCGATACCATCGCCCGCCTCCTCGGCACCATTCTCGAAACCGACCGCACGCTGATCTACGACATCCGTCTGAACGACGACGTGGCCGAGGGGCTTTGCGAGTGGATTCCCCGCGGCGGCGACCAGGTCCCCGCGACCCGGGCCGCCTACCCCCTGCGTCTCTTCCGCCGCAGCGTCGCGTACCTGCAGAAAACCAGGAACTGGATTGAAAGTCACGACGACAACCCTCACAGCAGCCTGGTGAAAGAGGGATCGGTGGCTCTGCTCCACGGCGAGATGCATATCCGCAGCTTGCTGTGGTATCCCTTCTTCTTCCGGGACGACGGGTACTACCTGCTGGCCCTCAACCAGGTCCATCGGCGGCGGGAGTGGAAGCCGGAAGAATTCGTCTTCCTCGACGCCGTCACCCGACAGGTCAATCTGGCGCTCCAGAAACTCGCCCTGCTCGACGAACTCCAGCAGGCTCAGAGCCGGCTGGTACGACGAGAACGTCTCGCTGCGGTGGGGCAGCTCTCGGCAGGCATCGCCCACGATTTCAACAACATTCTCACCGCGATTCTGGGCGTCACCGAACTGCTCGAGCAGCGCGAAGACCTCCCTCGAGACGTCGGTGAGCATCTCCGCCTGGTCAGCACGTCAGGAAGGCGTGCCGCCCGACTCGTTCGCCAGCTCCTCGACTTCTCCCGCCGAACCGTGCGCCGGACCCGCGCCCTCGATCTCCGGGAACTCTGCGGTGAAACCGTGACGTTCCTCGAGCGCACCCTGCCCGAAACCATCGACGTGGAGTTCCGCCCCTCCAACGACGAGGTGCTCGTGGAGGGCGACCGGGTCCAGATCCAGGAAGTGCTGACCAACCTGGCAGTCAATGCCCGGGACGCGATGCCCATGGGCGGCAAGATCGAACTGGGCGTCGAACTGGAGCCATCCGTAGAAGGTGTGACCTGCACCATCTGCGGCAGCCCGGTACGCGGAGAGTGGGTCCGCCTGCTCTGCCGCGACAGCGGCACAGGCATTCCCCGCCACAACATCGGACGCATCTTCGAGCCGTTTTTCTCGACCAAGCAAGCCGGGGAAGGCGCAGGGCTGGGCCTGGCCCAGGTGGCCGGCATCGTGGGACAGCATGGAGGACACCTCGCGGTTTCGAGTGAACCGGGACGCGGAACGACCTTTTCCATCTACTTCCCGCCCCTGCGCAACGACGCCCCGGAATCGCGACCGGAACCCGGCGCTCCCATCACGACGGAAGGCCGGGGAGAAAGCCTCCTCGTGGTGGAAGACGACCCGATCGTGCGGAAGGTCACCGGAACCATGCTCGAAAGCCAGGGCTATGCGGTCCAGACGGCGGCGAGCGGGCGCGAGGCTCTCGACCGTGTCGCACGGGAAGAATTCGCCCTGGTGCTGACGGACATGGTGATGCCCGACATGGACGGCCTCGCCCTTCTCGGCCGACTCCGGAGCAGGCAGCCGCTCCTGCGCCTGGTTCTGATGAGCGGCTATCCCCTCGGCGAAGAAAGCCGCCGGCTGGTCGAGGAGGGGGAGGTGCGCTTCATCCAGAAGCCCGTGGGCATGCCCGACCTTTGCCGCGTCATTCGCAGCGCGCTCGACGACCGATGA